In Prevotella sp. oral taxon 475, one DNA window encodes the following:
- a CDS encoding DUF4843 domain-containing protein: MKQLLYLLPLAAFSLLSSCQEEALKTFGDEHYIYFDKFYKNASAPGKETADSTLASFFFFTDDVNTIDVPVVVHMAGRDLAHDETFQLKMIPEMTTATANEYKLDDHYTFRARPAAEGATNRSDTIIIKMFRSARLGSMPHGVKLTVELVPMGGLRLGQTERTRAILVLTRDAIKPKWWNREVTDNLLGEYSSRKYKLFLMNVDKKAKFNGDLIRTAPHKAIELVMQFKKWLADHPAEAVEEDGSKMTVKV; this comes from the coding sequence ATGAAACAACTGTTATATCTGCTGCCTTTGGCGGCATTCTCACTGCTTTCGTCCTGTCAGGAGGAAGCTTTGAAAACCTTTGGGGACGAACATTACATCTATTTCGATAAGTTTTATAAAAACGCTTCTGCACCAGGTAAAGAGACTGCGGACTCTACTCTCGCCTCATTCTTCTTCTTTACCGACGACGTCAACACAATAGACGTTCCTGTAGTGGTGCATATGGCAGGACGGGATTTGGCTCACGACGAGACCTTTCAACTCAAAATGATTCCCGAAATGACTACGGCCACGGCTAACGAATATAAATTGGACGACCATTATACCTTCCGTGCACGTCCGGCAGCTGAGGGAGCGACCAACCGAAGCGATACCATCATCATCAAGATGTTCCGTTCTGCACGCCTTGGCAGTATGCCTCACGGTGTGAAACTCACTGTAGAACTCGTGCCGATGGGTGGTTTACGATTAGGACAAACCGAGCGTACGCGGGCCATTTTGGTGCTGACACGCGACGCGATCAAGCCTAAATGGTGGAACAGAGAGGTCACCGACAACCTCTTAGGCGAATATTCGAGTCGCAAATACAAGCTCTTCTTAATGAATGTAGACAAGAAAGCCAAGTTCAACGGCGATCTTATCCGCACAGCTCCACACAAAGCGATAGAGCTGGTCATGCAGTTTAAAAAGTGGTTGGCCGACCATCCCGCCGAAGCCGTTGAGGAAGATGGAAGCAAGATGACCGTTAAAGTATAA
- a CDS encoding pitrilysin family protein, whose amino-acid sequence MNNLRKNLLGLLLLISCSMAAQMQAPPIPVDTAVRIGTLDNGLKYYIRHNNWPEHRADFYIAQRVGSIQEEESQRGLAHFLEHMCFNGTKNFPGNDLIRYLETLGVKFGGDLNAYTSIDQTVYNISNVPTTRQSALDSCLLILHDWANALTLDPAEIDKERGVIHEEWRERTGASSRMLERNLPTLYSGSKYGSRFPIGLMSVVDNFKPKELRDYYEKWYHPSNQGIIVVGDIDVDHTEQMIKKLFGGIQNPADMAAIVDVPVPDNEEPIVVIDKDKEQQNSVVEVSFKHEIWPDSLKKNVDYLLANYAKNMALGMLNDRYAEASQKADCPYLGASAGDGSFIFAKTKGAFTIAASPRDMAGTATALQAALVEAHRAAEFGFTPTEYERAKANLLSGLEKAFNGRDKRSNSSFADDYKGNFLSQEPIPAFEDYYEIMKQLVPNIPLQDINAILPQLLPKTDRNMVVVCFNNEKEGAVYPTKEALLAAVHAAREAKLTPYVDNVKNVPLMTKLPKPGKIVKEKKNVALGYTELTLSNGATVILKKTDFKKDQVNFAASAYGGKSLYGPADYMNLAVFDDIVGISGLGGFPSMELPKILAGKIAGVRLSIGDKYMGMSGSSSRRDAETMLQLTHLYLSGGITKDNEAYASLMESWKTALKTRHLSHDIAFNDSLAATVYGHNPRLRPVLEADLPALSYDRILKIARERTANAAAWTFSFIGDFDEAQLRSLICRYIGSLPRQPKIVKGHLVSSFQKGKIDNIFYRKMETPKAMACVMWHTTHVPYSVENAIRVNMIGQVLSMVYLKKIREEASAAYSCGAEGGSTIEGDYHDYSVLVTCPMKPEKKDTALQIIYREAEEMTRSCDAEMLDKVKEYMLKSVTSAEKTNAYWSGVINMYRRHGINLHNRYKDMIKAQTPQDLCTLMKQILADGNCISVVMLPQEEGAASQRASQQAR is encoded by the coding sequence ATGAACAACCTAAGAAAAAATCTCCTGGGACTTTTGCTTCTGATTTCTTGCAGCATGGCTGCGCAGATGCAAGCACCTCCCATTCCCGTAGACACGGCTGTGCGTATCGGCACACTCGACAACGGATTGAAATATTATATCCGCCACAACAACTGGCCCGAACACCGTGCCGACTTCTATATCGCGCAGCGTGTAGGGTCTATTCAGGAAGAGGAGAGCCAACGCGGACTGGCTCACTTCCTCGAACACATGTGTTTCAACGGCACGAAAAACTTCCCCGGCAACGACCTCATCCGCTATTTGGAGACGCTGGGAGTAAAGTTTGGCGGCGACTTAAACGCTTATACCTCTATCGACCAAACCGTTTACAACATCTCCAACGTGCCCACCACACGGCAGAGTGCGCTCGATTCGTGCTTGCTCATCTTGCACGATTGGGCCAATGCGCTCACTCTCGACCCCGCAGAGATCGACAAAGAGCGCGGCGTGATTCACGAAGAGTGGCGCGAACGCACAGGGGCCAGTTCGCGAATGCTGGAGCGAAACCTGCCCACACTGTACTCCGGGTCGAAGTACGGCTCGCGTTTCCCCATCGGCTTGATGAGTGTTGTCGACAATTTTAAGCCTAAAGAGTTGCGCGATTATTACGAGAAATGGTATCATCCCTCCAACCAAGGCATCATCGTTGTGGGCGATATCGATGTCGATCACACCGAGCAGATGATTAAAAAACTGTTCGGGGGGATTCAGAATCCTGCCGATATGGCCGCGATTGTAGACGTTCCCGTGCCCGACAACGAGGAGCCTATCGTGGTGATAGACAAAGATAAAGAGCAACAAAACAGCGTAGTCGAGGTGTCGTTCAAGCACGAAATATGGCCCGATTCGCTGAAGAAGAATGTAGACTATCTCCTGGCCAACTATGCCAAAAACATGGCCTTGGGTATGCTCAACGATCGTTATGCCGAGGCTTCGCAGAAAGCCGATTGCCCGTATCTGGGGGCATCGGCAGGCGATGGATCGTTCATCTTCGCCAAAACCAAGGGGGCTTTCACCATCGCAGCCAGTCCCAGAGACATGGCCGGCACGGCAACGGCCCTGCAAGCTGCCCTCGTAGAGGCGCACAGAGCAGCCGAATTCGGATTCACACCCACCGAGTACGAGCGTGCCAAGGCCAATCTGCTGAGCGGATTGGAGAAAGCGTTCAACGGCAGAGACAAACGTTCTAACAGTTCGTTTGCCGACGACTACAAGGGGAATTTCCTCTCGCAAGAACCCATTCCTGCCTTTGAGGATTATTATGAAATCATGAAACAATTGGTGCCCAACATCCCGTTGCAAGACATCAACGCCATCCTGCCGCAACTTTTGCCCAAAACCGACCGGAATATGGTGGTGGTTTGCTTCAACAACGAGAAAGAAGGGGCCGTCTATCCCACAAAGGAGGCTTTACTGGCAGCCGTTCATGCCGCACGAGAGGCAAAATTGACGCCCTACGTAGACAATGTGAAAAACGTGCCACTGATGACCAAACTGCCCAAGCCCGGCAAGATTGTGAAAGAGAAAAAGAACGTGGCTTTGGGCTATACGGAGCTAACTCTCTCTAACGGAGCTACGGTGATACTCAAGAAAACCGACTTTAAGAAAGATCAGGTGAACTTCGCTGCCAGTGCCTATGGTGGCAAATCGCTCTACGGACCGGCAGATTATATGAACCTTGCCGTGTTCGACGACATTGTTGGAATCAGCGGATTGGGCGGCTTCCCCAGTATGGAACTACCCAAGATTCTGGCCGGTAAGATTGCCGGTGTGCGCCTTTCTATCGGCGATAAGTACATGGGCATGTCGGGTTCGTCTTCCCGACGCGATGCCGAAACGATGTTGCAGCTGACCCATCTCTACCTCTCGGGCGGCATTACCAAAGACAACGAGGCTTATGCCAGTTTGATGGAGTCGTGGAAAACAGCTCTCAAGACGCGCCATCTCTCTCATGACATCGCCTTTAACGACTCGCTTGCGGCTACAGTCTATGGGCATAACCCGCGCCTGCGCCCTGTGCTCGAGGCCGATTTGCCTGCCCTTAGCTACGACCGAATCCTGAAGATAGCCCGCGAACGCACGGCCAATGCGGCAGCATGGACGTTCAGTTTCATCGGCGACTTCGACGAAGCGCAACTGCGAAGCCTCATCTGTCGCTACATCGGTTCGCTTCCGCGTCAGCCCAAGATAGTGAAAGGCCATTTGGTCAGCTCGTTCCAAAAAGGAAAAATCGACAATATCTTCTACCGAAAGATGGAAACACCCAAGGCCATGGCTTGCGTGATGTGGCACACTACACATGTGCCCTACAGCGTGGAGAATGCCATTCGGGTAAACATGATTGGTCAGGTGCTGAGCATGGTCTATCTGAAGAAGATTCGAGAGGAGGCCAGTGCGGCTTATTCTTGCGGTGCTGAGGGCGGTTCTACCATCGAAGGCGATTATCACGACTATTCTGTCTTGGTGACTTGTCCGATGAAACCCGAGAAAAAAGACACGGCTCTACAGATTATTTACCGTGAGGCCGAGGAGATGACACGCTCTTGCGACGCTGAGATGCTCGACAAAGTGAAAGAGTATATGCTCAAGAGCGTCACCAGTGCAGAGAAAACTAACGCCTACTGGAGCGGCGTTATCAACATGTATCGTCGGCATGGCATCAACTTGCACAACCGATACAAGGACATGATTAAGGCGCAAACGCCGCAAGACCTCTGCACGCTGATGAAGCAGATTCTGGCCGATGGCAATTGCATCTCGGTGGTGATGCTACCGCAAGAAGAAGGAGCCGCATCTCAACGTGCTTCTCAACAAGCCCGATAG
- a CDS encoding anaerobic ribonucleoside triphosphate reductase, giving the protein MIQTVVKRDGRIVGFNDQKIMAAIRKAMLHTDKGEDEKLVQQITDRIGFAGKAQMTVEGIQNLVEMELMKSSRKDVAKAYIAYRNQRSIARKAKTRDMFLEIINVKNNDVTRENANMNADTPAGMMMKFSSETTKPFVDDYLLSEESREAVKHNYLHIHDKDYYPTKSLTCCQHPLDNILDHGFTAGHGSSRAAKRIETASVLACISLETAQNEMHGGQAIPAFDFYLAPYVRLSFIEELKALEELNGESYAALYDQPLDDYLKRPLEGLKGEDRIVQHAINKTVARVHQAMEAFIHNMNTIHSRGGNQVVFSSVNYGTDTSAEGRCVMRELLNSTYDGVGNGETAIFPIQIWKKKRGVNYLKTDRNYDLYQLACKVTARRFFPNFLNLDASFNQSDAWRADDPKRYLHEVATMGCRTRVFENRFGPKTSVGRGNLSFSTINIVRLAIECRDTDNREERINRFFAKLDNMLDITAHQLVDRYNFQKTAFAKQFPLLMRSLWIGADKLGADESIESVINQGTLGIGFIGLAECLKALLGAHHGESDEAQQLGLKIVDYMRQRCNEYSETYQHNFSLLATPAEGLAGKFTKRDRKDFGVLEGITDRDYYTNSNHVPVYYKCSARHKAEVEAPYHAMTSGGHIFYVEIDGDATHNPQAIMSVVDMMDRYNMGYGSVNHNRNRCMDCGYENADAKLEQCPQCGSRHIDRLQRITGYLVGTTDRWNSGKLAELNDRVIHRL; this is encoded by the coding sequence ATGATACAAACGGTGGTAAAACGCGATGGCCGCATCGTGGGCTTCAACGACCAGAAAATAATGGCCGCTATCCGCAAGGCAATGCTCCATACAGACAAGGGCGAAGACGAAAAACTGGTTCAACAGATTACAGACCGCATCGGATTTGCCGGTAAAGCGCAAATGACGGTGGAGGGAATACAAAATCTCGTGGAGATGGAGCTGATGAAAAGCAGTCGGAAAGACGTGGCGAAGGCATACATTGCCTACCGCAATCAGCGCAGCATTGCCCGAAAGGCGAAAACGAGAGATATGTTTCTCGAAATCATCAACGTGAAAAACAATGATGTGACGCGCGAAAATGCCAACATGAACGCGGATACACCCGCGGGAATGATGATGAAATTCTCGAGCGAAACGACCAAGCCCTTTGTCGACGACTATCTTCTTAGCGAGGAAAGCAGGGAGGCCGTGAAGCATAACTATCTGCATATACACGACAAAGATTATTATCCCACAAAGTCGCTCACCTGCTGTCAGCATCCGCTGGACAACATTCTCGATCACGGTTTTACGGCTGGCCATGGCTCTTCTCGGGCAGCCAAGCGCATCGAGACGGCCAGTGTGTTGGCGTGTATCTCGCTGGAAACAGCGCAAAACGAGATGCACGGCGGACAAGCCATTCCGGCTTTCGACTTCTATTTGGCCCCTTACGTCCGATTGAGTTTTATCGAAGAGCTGAAGGCACTTGAGGAGCTCAACGGTGAGAGCTATGCTGCGCTCTATGACCAACCGCTGGACGACTATCTCAAACGCCCGCTCGAGGGACTAAAAGGCGAAGACCGCATCGTACAGCATGCCATCAACAAAACGGTGGCAAGGGTGCATCAGGCCATGGAAGCCTTTATCCATAACATGAATACGATTCACTCACGGGGAGGGAATCAAGTGGTTTTCTCGTCGGTCAACTATGGTACGGACACGTCGGCAGAGGGGCGTTGCGTGATGCGCGAACTACTGAACAGCACCTACGACGGTGTGGGCAACGGCGAAACGGCTATCTTCCCGATTCAGATTTGGAAGAAAAAGCGGGGCGTGAACTATCTGAAGACCGATCGCAACTATGACCTCTACCAACTGGCTTGCAAGGTGACGGCACGGCGTTTCTTCCCCAACTTCCTCAATCTCGATGCCTCTTTCAATCAGAGCGATGCCTGGCGGGCAGACGATCCTAAGCGTTATCTTCATGAAGTGGCCACGATGGGTTGCCGCACGCGGGTGTTCGAGAATCGGTTCGGACCGAAAACGTCGGTGGGTCGAGGCAATCTCTCGTTCTCTACCATCAACATCGTTCGCTTGGCTATCGAATGCCGAGACACAGACAACCGCGAAGAGCGCATCAATCGTTTCTTCGCCAAACTCGACAACATGCTCGACATCACGGCTCATCAGCTCGTCGATCGCTACAACTTTCAGAAGACGGCCTTCGCCAAGCAGTTTCCACTGCTGATGAGAAGCCTTTGGATAGGCGCAGACAAACTCGGGGCGGACGAAAGCATCGAGTCGGTCATCAATCAAGGCACACTTGGCATCGGATTTATCGGACTGGCCGAGTGTCTCAAAGCTCTCCTGGGCGCGCATCACGGCGAGAGCGACGAGGCTCAGCAACTCGGTCTGAAGATTGTCGACTACATGCGGCAGCGGTGCAACGAGTATTCGGAAACCTATCAGCACAACTTCAGTCTGCTGGCCACACCGGCTGAAGGACTGGCCGGTAAGTTTACGAAGCGAGACCGCAAAGACTTCGGCGTACTCGAGGGCATTACTGATCGCGATTATTATACCAACTCCAATCACGTTCCTGTGTACTACAAGTGCAGCGCGCGGCATAAAGCCGAGGTGGAAGCCCCCTATCATGCAATGACCAGCGGCGGACACATCTTCTATGTCGAGATAGATGGCGACGCAACACACAATCCCCAGGCTATCATGAGCGTGGTCGATATGATGGACCGCTACAATATGGGCTACGGAAGCGTCAACCACAACCGCAATCGATGCATGGACTGCGGCTATGAGAACGCCGATGCAAAGCTGGAACAGTGTCCCCAGTGCGGCAGTCGACACATCGATCGCCTACAACGTATCACTGGCTATCTCGTGGGAACGACTGATCGTTGGAACAGCGGTAAACTGGCGGAACTCAACGACCGAGTGATTCATCGCCTATGA
- the nrdG gene encoding anaerobic ribonucleoside-triphosphate reductase activating protein, which translates to MTAIRLLSIVEDTMVDGPGFRTTIYCAGCEHACPGCHNPQSWDMQGGRDVPIAEIMAVIQSDPFANVTFSGGDPMFQPEAFTVLAREIKLKTKKDIWCYTGFTFENLLTDARRRPLLEEIDVLVDGPFVRSLRDPSLPFRGSSNQRLIDVPASLHGPLTLWQG; encoded by the coding sequence ATGACCGCGATTCGTCTGCTTTCCATCGTCGAAGATACGATGGTGGATGGCCCGGGATTCCGCACGACCATCTATTGCGCGGGTTGTGAGCATGCCTGTCCGGGCTGCCACAACCCGCAGTCGTGGGATATGCAGGGAGGTCGCGACGTGCCGATAGCCGAAATTATGGCCGTCATTCAGTCCGATCCCTTTGCCAATGTCACCTTTAGCGGCGGCGATCCGATGTTTCAACCCGAAGCCTTTACGGTCTTAGCGCGAGAGATTAAGCTCAAGACGAAGAAAGATATATGGTGTTATACGGGCTTCACGTTCGAGAATTTGCTGACAGATGCTCGCCGCCGACCGCTTCTCGAAGAGATCGACGTACTTGTAGACGGGCCTTTCGTCCGCTCGCTTCGCGACCCATCACTCCCCTTCCGCGGCAGTTCTAATCAGCGTTTGATTGATGTTCCCGCCTCACTCCACGGCCCACTCACGCTCTGGCAGGGCTAA
- a CDS encoding DtxR family transcriptional regulator — protein sequence MATHSQHIPGILSAAKGLLGKRDAKDVKELQEDFLKTLYERGGSLSLEEAHREAEGLNVSAESLAAMVGALILNGELTADRRLQLTDAGRKHALKLIRAHRIYEQYLAEHSGYAPPEWHERAHRMEHRMSEAERERIASLLGNPLFDPHGDPIPTPSLEIPAQERSGKPLAAQSWWRILHVEDDDRARFVEITDKGLTKDSILFITHIDNLGFTFRYEGERFSLPIDALSALNLEAMTTEEAALCPETRARRLVHLETGKTVRIVGLSPSCRGALRRRLMDLGFVRGSRVSIDMASPLGNPVAYVVRGTVIALRHDQARYILFQSDEEGQTETPLSAPESTHER from the coding sequence GTGGCAACCCATTCTCAACACATCCCGGGCATTTTGTCGGCGGCAAAAGGCCTTTTGGGCAAACGCGACGCGAAAGACGTCAAAGAATTGCAGGAAGATTTCCTCAAAACGCTGTACGAACGGGGCGGAAGTCTGTCTTTAGAGGAGGCCCATCGGGAGGCCGAAGGGCTGAATGTCAGTGCAGAAAGCCTGGCTGCGATGGTGGGCGCACTGATTTTAAACGGCGAACTCACCGCCGACCGCCGACTACAGCTCACCGATGCCGGACGAAAGCATGCTCTTAAACTCATCCGAGCCCACCGCATCTACGAGCAATATCTGGCCGAACATTCGGGCTATGCTCCGCCCGAGTGGCACGAACGGGCCCATCGCATGGAGCATCGCATGAGCGAGGCCGAACGGGAACGCATTGCCTCGCTCCTGGGCAACCCGCTCTTCGACCCTCATGGCGACCCAATCCCCACCCCTTCGCTCGAGATTCCGGCACAGGAACGGAGCGGAAAACCGCTCGCGGCACAGTCGTGGTGGCGCATCCTGCATGTAGAAGACGACGACCGGGCACGCTTTGTCGAAATTACCGACAAGGGACTCACCAAAGATTCGATCCTCTTTATCACTCATATCGACAACCTCGGCTTCACGTTCCGCTACGAAGGCGAGCGGTTCTCATTGCCTATTGACGCGCTCTCGGCCCTCAATCTCGAAGCAATGACGACCGAAGAGGCTGCGCTTTGTCCTGAGACAAGGGCTCGAAGACTGGTGCATCTCGAGACGGGAAAGACGGTGAGAATCGTCGGACTGTCGCCCTCCTGCCGCGGAGCTCTACGCCGCCGACTGATGGACTTGGGCTTTGTTCGTGGCAGCAGGGTAAGCATCGACATGGCAAGTCCGTTGGGTAATCCCGTAGCCTACGTGGTTCGGGGCACCGTTATCGCCCTCCGGCACGATCAAGCACGGTATATTCTCTTCCAATCCGACGAAGAGGGGCAAACGGAAACACCCCTCTCCGCACCCGAATCGACACACGAACGATAA
- the feoB gene encoding ferrous iron transport protein B, giving the protein MNPSSHINPCAACPQAAMHSLQRRGTQAGGERYVVALAGNPNTGKSTVFNALTGLKQHTGNWPGKTVGKAEGFFNYEAETYRIVDLPGTYSLSSTSEDEEIARDFILFGQPDVTVMVADATRLERNMNLILQVLQITDKAVLCVNLLDEAQRNHIDIHLNALSRRLGIPVVGCSARSGRGIDELLSTIRAVVTGQYVCHPHRASRLPAATAEKVAVLTQRVRQTYPDLSNAEWIAFRLMENDPSVCERFGNETLNALAEEIHLQISNNFHDQWMEDIYAQAEEICHEVVTQAGERGRLPLDVKLDRILTHRLWGFPIMISLLGVVFWLTIIGSNYPSDWLNRLLVGFVHPVLRETFVDLHAPWWVTGLFVDGIYLSTAWVVSVMLPPMAIFFPLFTLLEDFGYLPRVAFNLDELFRRSGAHGKQALTMSMGFGCNAAGVVSTRIIDSQRERLIAILTNNFSLCNGRWPTQILLATLFIGAAVAPQYSSIVALVAVMCIVLLGVGAMFGSSWLLSRTLLRGEVSTFHLELPPYRPPQFWQTLYTSLIDRTLIVLWRAVVFAAPAGAIIWLCCNIEVSGVSIAQHLIGWFETPGWLMGLNGVILLAYLLAIPANEIVMPTILMLTLLTLGQSDVAAAGVLMEGTEAQTREILTMGGWNLLTALCLMVFCLLHHPCSTTLYTIYKETHSAKWTTVAALLPLTLGIAATMLLAFVWRMV; this is encoded by the coding sequence ATGAATCCATCCTCCCATATCAACCCCTGCGCTGCTTGTCCGCAGGCAGCGATGCACAGTTTGCAACGTCGCGGAACGCAGGCCGGTGGCGAACGCTATGTCGTGGCCCTGGCCGGAAACCCCAATACGGGTAAGAGCACTGTCTTCAATGCCCTTACCGGACTGAAACAACACACTGGCAACTGGCCCGGAAAGACGGTGGGAAAGGCTGAGGGCTTCTTCAACTACGAGGCAGAAACCTACCGCATCGTCGATCTTCCCGGCACTTATTCGCTCTCATCCACCTCGGAAGATGAGGAGATAGCCCGCGACTTCATCCTCTTCGGTCAGCCTGACGTCACCGTGATGGTGGCCGACGCTACACGTTTGGAGCGCAACATGAATCTGATTCTCCAAGTGCTGCAAATCACCGACAAGGCCGTGCTCTGCGTCAATCTGCTCGACGAGGCCCAACGTAACCACATCGACATCCATCTCAATGCTCTTTCGCGTCGATTGGGAATCCCTGTCGTGGGCTGTTCAGCTCGTTCGGGGCGAGGCATCGACGAACTGCTGTCGACGATTCGCGCCGTGGTCACGGGCCAGTATGTGTGCCATCCGCACCGTGCCAGTCGACTTCCGGCAGCAACAGCGGAAAAGGTGGCGGTGCTCACGCAACGCGTTCGGCAGACCTATCCCGACCTCTCCAATGCCGAATGGATTGCTTTCCGCCTCATGGAGAATGATCCCAGCGTATGCGAACGCTTCGGCAATGAAACACTCAACGCCCTGGCCGAGGAGATTCACCTCCAAATCAGCAACAACTTTCACGACCAATGGATGGAAGACATCTACGCCCAGGCCGAGGAAATCTGCCACGAGGTGGTGACACAAGCCGGAGAACGAGGCCGACTGCCGCTCGATGTCAAGCTCGACCGCATCCTTACGCATCGCCTCTGGGGCTTTCCGATTATGATTTCCTTGCTGGGCGTGGTGTTTTGGCTCACAATCATCGGCTCGAATTATCCCTCCGACTGGCTCAATCGTCTCCTTGTGGGATTCGTTCATCCTGTCCTGCGCGAGACTTTCGTCGATTTGCACGCGCCATGGTGGGTTACGGGACTCTTCGTCGACGGCATCTACCTCTCCACGGCTTGGGTCGTATCGGTGATGCTACCGCCGATGGCCATCTTCTTTCCGCTTTTCACGCTGCTGGAAGACTTCGGTTATCTGCCGCGTGTGGCTTTTAATCTCGACGAACTCTTCCGCCGTTCGGGTGCACACGGCAAACAAGCCCTGACAATGAGCATGGGATTCGGTTGCAATGCTGCAGGAGTGGTCTCCACACGCATCATTGACAGTCAGCGCGAACGGCTCATTGCCATCCTCACTAACAACTTCTCGCTCTGCAACGGTCGCTGGCCCACGCAGATTCTTTTGGCTACGCTCTTCATCGGGGCCGCCGTTGCACCTCAATACAGTAGCATCGTGGCCTTAGTGGCGGTGATGTGTATCGTGCTTTTGGGTGTTGGAGCGATGTTCGGCAGTTCGTGGCTGCTCTCACGCACGCTTCTTCGCGGCGAGGTGTCTACCTTCCACCTCGAACTTCCGCCCTATCGGCCACCGCAGTTTTGGCAAACGCTCTACACCTCGCTCATCGACCGCACACTCATTGTTCTTTGGCGTGCTGTAGTTTTCGCGGCTCCGGCCGGCGCTATTATCTGGCTTTGCTGCAACATCGAAGTGAGCGGTGTAAGCATTGCCCAGCATCTCATCGGTTGGTTTGAGACGCCTGGTTGGCTCATGGGCCTCAACGGCGTTATCCTTTTGGCTTATCTCCTGGCCATTCCGGCCAACGAAATCGTGATGCCCACCATTCTTATGCTTACCCTTTTGACGCTGGGACAGAGCGATGTGGCTGCGGCAGGCGTACTCATGGAGGGCACCGAAGCACAAACCCGCGAGATTCTGACGATGGGCGGTTGGAATCTACTCACGGCTCTCTGCCTGATGGTATTCTGCTTGCTACATCATCCCTGCTCCACCACCCTCTATACCATTTATAAAGAGACTCACAGCGCGAAGTGGACTACCGTTGCCGCCCTCTTGCCTCTAACCTTGGGCATCGCCGCCACTATGCTCCTCGCCTTTGTATGGCGAATGGTGTGA